In the Pseudomonas sp. ADAK2 genome, one interval contains:
- a CDS encoding DNA-binding protein, with product MARGGVNKAVVQAARSAILARGENPSIDAVRIEMGNTGSKTTIHRYLKELDGGAERAEETAEPIDDELAGLVARLAQRLKEQAQEPIDQAREQFDRQRKALESQLEEAREANTELHQQYEIQSLALTQESDALLETRSMLQTEQTRNAGLNQALADFELRLKDKDEQIRSLEEKHLHAREALEHYRNAVKEQREQDQRRHEGQVQQIQMELRQAQQSALVRQDEITQLHRDNERVLTENRGTLRELSLLQEHLKQANTRQDQLLEQANRVDSERTLLQERLRIALLESQALKQNVDEQSQINQSLEIELAKTQASLDESVRLAAIVATAPDTAKDD from the coding sequence ATGGCTCGTGGCGGCGTAAATAAAGCGGTAGTACAAGCGGCCCGCTCGGCGATCCTCGCCCGCGGCGAAAACCCAAGCATCGATGCTGTACGGATCGAGATGGGCAATACCGGCTCGAAAACCACGATTCATCGCTATTTGAAAGAGTTGGATGGCGGCGCGGAACGCGCTGAAGAAACGGCCGAACCGATTGACGATGAGCTGGCAGGCTTGGTGGCGCGCCTGGCGCAACGCCTCAAGGAACAGGCGCAAGAGCCCATCGATCAGGCGCGCGAGCAGTTCGATCGCCAGCGCAAGGCGCTCGAGTCTCAGCTCGAAGAAGCCCGCGAGGCCAACACCGAACTGCATCAGCAATACGAGATTCAAAGCCTGGCACTGACCCAGGAATCCGATGCGTTGCTGGAAACCCGCTCGATGCTGCAGACCGAGCAGACCCGCAACGCCGGGCTGAATCAGGCGCTGGCAGATTTCGAATTACGTTTGAAAGACAAGGACGAGCAGATCCGCTCCCTTGAAGAAAAGCACCTGCACGCCCGGGAGGCGCTGGAGCACTATCGCAATGCGGTCAAGGAACAGCGCGAGCAGGATCAGCGCCGTCACGAAGGCCAGGTGCAACAGATTCAGATGGAATTGCGCCAGGCCCAGCAAAGCGCCCTCGTTCGCCAGGATGAGATCACCCAGCTGCACCGCGACAACGAGCGTGTGCTGACCGAGAACCGGGGAACGCTGCGCGAGCTGAGTCTGTTGCAGGAGCATCTCAAACAGGCCAATACTCGCCAGGATCAACTGCTGGAGCAAGCCAACCGCGTCGACAGCGAACGCACCCTCCTCCAGGAACGTCTGCGCATTGCGCTGCTGGAAAGCCAGGCGCTCAAGCAGAACGTCGACGAGCAGTCGCAGATCAATCAGTCATTGGAAATCGAATTGGCGAAGACCCAGGCCAGCCTGGATGAAAGCGTGCGCCTGGCGGCGATCGTTGCGACCGCGCCAGACACAGCGAAGGACGATTAA
- a CDS encoding site-specific integrase, with the protein MTDLDRYLQAATRDNTRRSYRAAIEHFEVSWGGFLPATSDSVARYLVAHAGVLSINTLKLRLSALAQWHNSQGFADPTKAPVVRQVFKGIRALHPAQEKQAEPLQLQHLEQVVAWLEQEAQTARTEGDQPGLLRARRDTALILLGFWRGFRSDELCRLRIEHVKAIAQSGITLYLPRSKSDRENLGKTYQTPALQRLCPVQAYINWITEAALVRGPVFRGIDRWGHLSEEGLHANSVIPLLRQALERAGIPAEHYTSHSLRRGFATWAHQSGWDLKSLMSYVGWKDMKSAMRYVEASPFLGMTPLAEKTIGAAQ; encoded by the coding sequence ATGACCGATCTGGATCGCTACCTGCAAGCCGCCACCCGCGACAACACCCGCCGCAGCTACCGGGCGGCCATCGAGCACTTCGAAGTCAGTTGGGGTGGGTTCCTGCCGGCGACGAGCGACAGCGTCGCGCGCTACCTGGTCGCACATGCGGGCGTGCTGTCGATCAATACGCTGAAACTGCGCCTCTCAGCGTTGGCGCAATGGCACAACAGCCAAGGCTTTGCCGATCCGACCAAGGCGCCGGTGGTGCGTCAGGTGTTCAAGGGGATTCGCGCGTTGCACCCGGCCCAGGAGAAACAGGCCGAGCCATTGCAGCTTCAGCACTTGGAACAAGTGGTGGCGTGGCTGGAGCAGGAAGCTCAAACCGCCCGCACTGAAGGTGATCAACCCGGCTTGCTGAGAGCAAGGCGCGATACGGCGTTGATCCTGCTGGGCTTCTGGCGTGGCTTTCGCAGTGATGAGTTGTGCCGTTTGCGAATCGAGCACGTAAAGGCCATCGCCCAGTCCGGCATCACGCTCTACCTGCCACGCAGCAAGAGCGACCGCGAAAACCTCGGCAAGACCTACCAGACCCCGGCGTTGCAGCGTTTGTGTCCAGTGCAGGCCTACATCAACTGGATCACCGAAGCGGCATTGGTTCGCGGGCCGGTGTTCCGCGGTATCGACCGTTGGGGCCATCTGAGCGAGGAGGGTTTGCACGCCAACAGCGTGATTCCGCTGCTGCGCCAGGCGCTGGAGCGCGCCGGAATTCCCGCCGAGCACTACACCAGTCACTCCTTGCGACGCGGTTTTGCAACATGGGCCCATCAAAGTGGTTGGGATTTGAAGTCGTTGATGAGCTACGTGGGCTGGAAGGATATGAAATCCGCCATGCGCTATGTTGAAGCCAGCCCGTTTCTCGGGATGACACCCCTCGCGGAAAAAACCATTGGCGCTGCTCAGTAA
- the ahpC gene encoding alkyl hydroperoxide reductase subunit C, producing the protein MPIINSQVKPFKATAYKNGDFVQVSDADLKGKWSVVFFYPADFTFVCPTELEDLADNYGAFQKLGVEIYSVSTDTHFAHAAWHNTSPAIGKIEYTMIGDPTHAISRNFDVLIEEVGLADRGTFVINPEGQIKIVELNDGGVGRDASELLRKIKAAQYVAAHPGEVCPAKWKEGEATLAPSLDLVGKI; encoded by the coding sequence ATGCCTATCATCAACAGCCAAGTAAAACCGTTCAAAGCTACCGCTTACAAAAATGGCGACTTCGTACAAGTGTCGGACGCTGACCTGAAAGGCAAGTGGTCGGTCGTGTTCTTCTACCCAGCCGACTTCACCTTCGTTTGCCCAACCGAACTGGAAGACCTGGCCGACAACTACGGCGCGTTCCAGAAACTGGGCGTCGAAATCTACAGCGTTTCCACTGATACCCACTTTGCTCACGCTGCCTGGCACAACACTTCGCCAGCCATCGGCAAAATCGAATACACCATGATCGGCGACCCGACCCACGCCATCTCCCGCAACTTCGACGTGCTGATCGAAGAAGTTGGCCTGGCTGATCGTGGCACCTTCGTGATCAACCCTGAAGGCCAGATCAAAATCGTCGAACTGAACGACGGCGGTGTTGGTCGTGACGCTTCCGAGCTGCTGCGCAAAATCAAGGCCGCTCAGTACGTTGCTGCTCACCCGGGCGAAGTCTGCCCAGCCAAGTGGAAAGAAGGCGAAGCCACCCTGGCTCCGTCCCTGGACCTGGTCGGCAAGATCTAA
- a CDS encoding histone-like nucleoid-structuring protein, MvaT/MvaU family, protein MSRLAEFRAAEKALQEQLKQLESLKNDAGLKKEIEFEEKLQGLMKTYGKSLRDIIAILDPNPAKSGLQQAAAPKTRRARVVKVYHNPHTGELIETKGGNHRGLKAWKEQYGAATVDSWLRG, encoded by the coding sequence TTGTCCAGACTCGCTGAATTTCGTGCAGCTGAAAAGGCTCTTCAAGAACAGCTCAAGCAGCTCGAATCCTTGAAGAACGATGCCGGGCTCAAGAAAGAAATCGAATTCGAAGAAAAGCTCCAGGGGCTGATGAAAACCTACGGCAAAAGCCTGCGCGACATCATCGCCATTCTCGATCCGAACCCGGCTAAATCGGGCCTGCAACAGGCAGCAGCGCCTAAAACCCGACGTGCCCGCGTCGTCAAGGTCTATCACAACCCGCACACCGGTGAACTGATTGAAACCAAGGGCGGCAACCACCGCGGCCTGAAAGCCTGGAAAGAACAGTACGGTGCCGCCACCGTCGATTCCTGGTTGCGTGGCTAA
- the ahpF gene encoding alkyl hydroperoxide reductase subunit F — translation MLDANLKAQLKSYLERVTQPIEIVASLDDGAKSQEMLELLKDVASLSTQITLLDNGDDARKPSFSINRPGADISLRFAGIPMGHEFTSLVLALLQVGGHPSKASVEVIEQIRSLKGQFSFETYFSLSCQNCPDVVQALNLMAVLNPNIRHVAIDGALFQAEVDDRKIMAVPSIYLNGELFGQGRMGLEEILAKIDTSGAERQAEKISAKEAFDVLIVGGGPAGASAAIYAARKGIRTGVAAERFGGQVLDTMAIENFISVQETEGPKLASALEEHVKQYDVDIMNLQRATALIPAKNVGELHEVRFESGASLKTKALILATGARWREMGVPGEQEYKAKGVCFCPHCDGPLFKGKRVAVIGGGNSGVEAAIDLAGIVSHVTLLEFDSKLRADAVLQRKLYSLPNVNVITSALTSEVKGDGQKVTGLVYKDRDSGEFNTVELEGIFVQIGLLPNTDWLKGTVELTPRGEIIVDARGETSLPGVFAAGDVTTVPYKQIVIAVGEGAKASLSAFDHLIRTSAPA, via the coding sequence ATGTTGGACGCCAATCTTAAAGCCCAGTTGAAATCGTACCTGGAACGGGTCACCCAGCCGATCGAGATCGTTGCCTCCCTCGACGACGGTGCGAAATCCCAGGAAATGCTTGAACTGCTGAAAGACGTTGCCAGTCTTTCCACTCAAATTACTTTGCTCGACAACGGTGATGATGCTCGCAAACCATCGTTCTCGATCAACCGCCCGGGAGCTGACATCAGCCTGCGTTTCGCTGGCATCCCGATGGGCCACGAATTCACGTCGTTGGTGCTGGCCTTGCTGCAAGTCGGCGGCCACCCTTCGAAAGCCAGCGTTGAAGTGATCGAACAGATCCGCTCACTCAAAGGCCAGTTCAGCTTCGAGACGTACTTCTCGCTGTCCTGCCAGAACTGCCCGGACGTGGTCCAGGCGCTGAACCTGATGGCTGTGCTGAACCCGAACATTCGCCACGTCGCCATCGACGGTGCGCTGTTCCAGGCTGAAGTCGATGACCGCAAGATCATGGCCGTGCCGAGCATCTACCTCAACGGCGAACTCTTCGGCCAGGGCCGCATGGGCCTCGAAGAAATCCTCGCCAAGATCGACACCAGCGGTGCCGAGCGCCAGGCCGAAAAAATCAGCGCCAAAGAAGCCTTTGATGTATTGATCGTCGGCGGTGGTCCGGCCGGTGCTTCGGCGGCGATCTACGCGGCTCGTAAAGGCATTCGTACCGGTGTGGCGGCTGAGCGTTTTGGTGGTCAGGTGCTGGACACCATGGCCATCGAGAACTTCATCTCCGTGCAGGAAACCGAAGGGCCGAAACTGGCCAGCGCCCTGGAAGAACACGTCAAGCAGTACGACGTTGACATCATGAACCTGCAACGGGCTACCGCGTTGATCCCGGCGAAGAATGTCGGCGAGTTGCACGAAGTGCGCTTTGAAAGCGGTGCCAGCCTGAAAACCAAGGCGCTGATCCTCGCCACCGGCGCCCGCTGGCGCGAAATGGGTGTGCCGGGCGAGCAGGAATATAAGGCCAAGGGCGTGTGCTTCTGCCCGCACTGCGATGGTCCGTTGTTCAAGGGCAAGCGAGTGGCGGTGATCGGTGGCGGTAACTCCGGCGTCGAAGCAGCCATCGACCTGGCGGGTATTGTCAGCCACGTTACGCTGCTGGAATTCGACAGCAAGCTGCGCGCCGATGCCGTACTGCAACGCAAGTTGTACAGCCTGCCGAACGTCAACGTCATCACCAGCGCGCTGACCAGCGAAGTGAAAGGCGATGGCCAGAAGGTGACCGGTCTGGTCTACAAGGATCGCGATTCGGGTGAGTTCAACACGGTCGAGCTGGAAGGGATCTTCGTGCAAATCGGCCTGTTACCTAACACCGATTGGCTCAAAGGCACCGTCGAGCTGACGCCTCGTGGCGAGATCATTGTCGATGCGCGTGGCGAAACCTCGCTGCCAGGTGTGTTCGCCGCTGGTGACGTGACCACCGTGCCGTACAAGCAGATCGTGATTGCGGTGGGCGAGGGCGCCAAGGCTTCCCTGAGTGCATTCGATCACCTGATCCGGACCTCGGCCCCGGCTTAA
- the galU gene encoding UTP--glucose-1-phosphate uridylyltransferase GalU, translated as MIKKCLFPAAGYGTRFLPATKAMPKEMLPVVNKPLIQYGVEEALDAGLTEISIVTGRGKRALEDHFDISYELENQIKGTDKEKYLVGIRKLLDECSFSYTRQTEMKGLGHAILTGRPLIGDEPFAVVLADDLCVNLDGDGVLTQMVKLYKQYRCSIIAIQEVDPLETNKYGVIAGDLIGDDLYRVRNMVEKPAPEDAPSNLAIIGRYILTPDIFDLIKQTEPGKGGEIQITDALMKQAQNGCVIAYKFKGKRFDCGGAEGYIEATNFCFENFYKTGKAY; from the coding sequence ATGATCAAGAAATGCTTGTTCCCAGCAGCCGGTTACGGTACTCGCTTCCTGCCAGCGACTAAAGCCATGCCCAAAGAAATGCTGCCGGTGGTAAACAAGCCACTGATCCAGTACGGCGTCGAAGAAGCACTGGACGCTGGGTTGACCGAAATCTCCATCGTGACCGGTCGCGGCAAACGCGCTCTGGAAGACCACTTCGACATCAGCTACGAGCTGGAAAACCAGATCAAGGGCACCGACAAGGAAAAATACCTGGTCGGCATCCGTAAACTGCTCGACGAGTGCTCGTTCTCCTACACTCGCCAGACCGAAATGAAAGGCCTGGGCCACGCGATCCTGACCGGCCGTCCGCTGATCGGCGACGAACCTTTCGCTGTGGTACTGGCGGACGACTTGTGCGTCAACCTCGACGGTGACGGCGTCCTGACCCAGATGGTCAAGCTGTACAAGCAGTACCGCTGCTCGATCATCGCGATCCAGGAAGTCGATCCGCTGGAAACCAACAAGTACGGCGTGATCGCTGGCGACTTGATCGGCGACGACCTCTACCGCGTGCGCAACATGGTTGAAAAACCAGCGCCGGAAGATGCACCGTCGAACCTGGCGATCATCGGCCGTTACATCCTGACCCCGGACATCTTCGACCTGATCAAGCAAACCGAGCCAGGCAAGGGCGGCGAAATCCAGATCACCGACGCCCTGATGAAACAGGCGCAAAACGGTTGCGTGATTGCCTACAAGTTCAAAGGCAAGCGTTTCGACTGCGGTGGCGCTGAAGGCTACATCGAAGCGACCAACTTCTGCTTCGAGAACTTCTACAAGACTGGCAAGGCTTACTGA
- a CDS encoding DUF4946 domain-containing protein — protein MIRPFASLFVFMGLLALATASQADTPSITWPSGWEVEVITPNDATPQVSRQRAVKNDADGNQVLVMELTMTPVESDHQVNLQGVLLEMRKSLQKDFFQGGYQSVCNRIHPTMLSRLSALETTCTVTQNGRHVLSQTLVAAVEADRAYVLSYAGQAEVYKASQDEIAAARNSLKL, from the coding sequence ATGATCCGACCGTTTGCATCGCTATTCGTTTTCATGGGTTTGTTGGCGCTGGCCACGGCGTCGCAGGCCGACACCCCGAGCATTACCTGGCCCAGTGGCTGGGAGGTGGAAGTCATTACGCCAAATGACGCCACGCCGCAGGTGTCCCGCCAGCGCGCAGTAAAAAACGACGCCGATGGCAATCAGGTGCTGGTGATGGAACTGACGATGACCCCGGTGGAAAGCGACCACCAGGTGAACTTGCAGGGTGTGTTGCTGGAAATGCGCAAGTCGTTGCAAAAGGACTTTTTCCAGGGCGGGTATCAAAGTGTCTGTAACCGGATTCACCCCACGATGTTGAGCCGACTGTCAGCGCTTGAAACCACTTGTACGGTCACTCAGAACGGTCGACATGTGCTGTCTCAAACATTGGTCGCGGCTGTGGAAGCGGACAGGGCCTATGTTCTTTCCTACGCGGGGCAGGCTGAGGTTTATAAGGCAAGTCAGGACGAAATAGCGGCTGCCCGCAACAGCTTGAAACTTTAG
- the gloA gene encoding lactoylglutathione lyase, which produces MSLHELNTFPGVTAQPDTATQKFVFNHTMLRVKDITKSLDFYTRILGFSLVEKRDFPEAEFSLYFLALVDKNQIPADAAARTEWMKSIPGILELTHNHGTENDPEFAYHNGNTDPRGFGHICISVPDIRAACERFEALGCDFQKRLNDGCMKSLAFIKDPDAYWVEIIQPAPM; this is translated from the coding sequence ATGAGCCTGCACGAATTGAACACCTTCCCCGGCGTCACCGCCCAACCTGATACCGCTACCCAGAAGTTCGTCTTCAACCACACCATGTTGCGGGTCAAGGACATCACCAAATCCCTGGATTTCTACACACGCATCCTCGGTTTCTCGCTGGTTGAAAAGCGCGACTTCCCGGAAGCCGAGTTCAGCCTGTACTTCCTCGCACTGGTCGATAAAAACCAGATCCCGGCCGATGCGGCGGCACGTACCGAGTGGATGAAGTCGATCCCCGGCATTCTGGAACTGACCCACAACCACGGCACCGAGAACGATCCGGAATTTGCTTACCACAACGGTAACACCGACCCGCGTGGCTTCGGTCATATCTGCATTTCGGTGCCGGACATCCGCGCCGCGTGTGAGCGTTTCGAAGCGCTGGGCTGTGATTTCCAGAAGCGCTTGAACGATGGCTGCATGAAGAGCCTGGCGTTTATCAAGGACCCGGATGCTTACTGGGTCGAGATCATTCAGCCGGCGCCGATGTAA
- a CDS encoding DUF1883 domain-containing protein — MKFIHQREHLNEDDIVVIQCSQMCNIRLMNDANFRSFKNGGRHTYHGGAFDTFPARITAPSTGFWNITIDMVNSRKAISVTRKPTLTHSIKIVRRSSTKLS, encoded by the coding sequence ATGAAATTTATCCACCAGCGCGAGCACCTCAATGAGGACGACATTGTCGTCATCCAGTGCTCCCAAATGTGCAACATCCGCTTGATGAACGACGCCAATTTCCGCAGCTTCAAGAATGGCGGTCGTCACACTTACCACGGCGGCGCCTTCGACACCTTCCCGGCGCGCATCACTGCACCGAGCACCGGTTTCTGGAACATCACCATCGACATGGTCAACAGCCGCAAGGCCATCAGCGTTACGCGCAAGCCGACCCTGACCCATTCGATCAAGATCGTGCGCCGCTCCAGCACAAAACTGAGCTGA
- a CDS encoding 2OG-Fe(II) oxygenase — MSKLDWALLEQQLDQDGCAIIRSLVSHQTCDEISALYAQPEPFRSQVIMARHGFGRGEYKYFKYPLPEPVARLRKVLYPRLVPIANRWYEHMDLPTRFPDSHDAFLERCHAAGQERPTPLLLQYGPQDYNCLHQDLYGEHVFPLQVAILLSEPDEDFTGGEFVLTEQRPRMQSRPQVVGLKKGDGLIFAVSQRPVKGVRGYYRVTLRHGVSRLHSGKRHTLGIIFHDAL, encoded by the coding sequence ATGAGCAAGCTGGATTGGGCGCTCTTGGAGCAACAGCTGGACCAGGATGGTTGCGCCATTATCCGGTCGTTGGTGAGCCACCAGACTTGTGATGAAATCAGCGCGCTGTACGCCCAACCCGAGCCCTTTCGCTCACAAGTCATAATGGCCCGCCACGGCTTCGGACGCGGGGAGTACAAGTACTTCAAGTACCCGTTGCCGGAACCCGTGGCCAGATTGCGCAAGGTGCTCTACCCGCGATTGGTGCCCATCGCTAATCGCTGGTACGAGCACATGGACCTGCCGACCCGCTTCCCCGACAGCCACGATGCCTTTCTTGAGCGTTGCCATGCCGCTGGTCAGGAGCGACCGACACCGTTGTTGCTGCAATATGGCCCACAAGACTACAACTGCCTGCATCAGGATTTGTACGGTGAACACGTTTTCCCACTGCAAGTGGCGATTTTGCTGTCTGAGCCGGACGAAGACTTCACCGGTGGCGAGTTCGTGTTGACCGAGCAGCGGCCGCGAATGCAGTCGCGGCCTCAGGTGGTCGGATTGAAGAAAGGCGACGGGCTGATTTTTGCCGTCAGCCAGCGTCCGGTCAAAGGCGTTCGCGGCTATTACCGCGTGACGCTGCGCCACGGAGTCAGTCGCCTGCACAGCGGAAAACGGCATACCCTTGGAATCATCTTTCACGATGCGTTATGA
- a CDS encoding EAL domain-containing protein: MPLTVKSRRKRSTRIAVTILSGVLPVLLGFAILYMQAGRALKQSTEQTADEALRQFNLMLDNTAEAARVLLPLAGDSCIDAKLALREQVTRRPFVRSTNLVWDNNLYCSSLFGDYQEKVNPGDYTQGQLWLMSGNPVTPNTALLVYRLSDEKKGALTTLDGYHLSNVLRLIGRQTSLLLQVGNHWLSADGKVQDGALPVLPVAQSVRVSEHYAFTVAAGFPEGETWRYMSSEYPPLFSLLIFFGVVSGSIGHVLQKRASSPSVELQRALEAGEFIPYFQPVVHGDTKKWSGAEVLMRWNHPKEGLVRPDLFIPFAEHSGLIVPMTRSLMQQTAALLAPLSTSFDRPFHIGVNITASHCQDLELVEDCRTFLSAFAPGSVSLVLELTERELIEPTALTHQLFEQLHGLGVMIAIDDFGTGHSSLGYLRQFNVDFLKIDQSFIAMIGADALSRHILDSIIELSAKLDLGIVAEGVETQEQSDYLTAHNVNFLQGYLFGRPMPGADFINALSHH, from the coding sequence ATGCCACTGACCGTCAAATCCCGCCGCAAGCGCAGCACCCGGATTGCTGTGACCATTTTGAGCGGGGTGCTCCCGGTTCTGCTGGGCTTCGCCATCCTATATATGCAAGCCGGACGCGCGCTGAAACAAAGTACCGAACAAACCGCCGACGAAGCTTTGCGCCAATTCAACCTGATGCTCGACAACACCGCTGAGGCGGCGCGGGTGTTGCTGCCACTGGCGGGCGATAGTTGCATCGACGCCAAACTGGCGTTGCGCGAACAGGTGACGCGCCGGCCGTTCGTGCGTTCGACCAATCTGGTGTGGGACAACAACCTCTATTGCAGTTCGTTGTTCGGCGACTATCAGGAAAAGGTCAACCCCGGCGACTACACCCAAGGCCAGTTGTGGTTGATGAGTGGCAACCCTGTGACGCCCAACACCGCGTTGTTGGTCTATCGCCTCAGTGATGAAAAAAAGGGTGCGCTGACCACCCTCGACGGCTACCACTTGAGCAATGTGCTGCGGCTGATCGGCCGCCAGACTTCGTTGTTGCTGCAGGTAGGCAATCACTGGTTGTCCGCCGACGGCAAGGTCCAGGACGGTGCCCTGCCCGTCTTGCCGGTGGCGCAAAGTGTGCGGGTTTCCGAGCACTATGCGTTTACCGTGGCCGCCGGTTTTCCCGAGGGTGAAACCTGGCGCTACATGAGCAGCGAGTACCCGCCGCTGTTCAGCCTGCTGATCTTCTTTGGCGTGGTGTCGGGCTCGATCGGGCATGTCCTGCAAAAGCGTGCTTCGTCGCCCAGCGTTGAACTGCAGCGCGCGCTGGAGGCCGGTGAGTTCATTCCGTATTTTCAACCGGTGGTGCATGGCGACACTAAAAAATGGAGCGGCGCCGAGGTGCTGATGCGCTGGAATCATCCCAAGGAAGGTTTGGTGCGGCCGGATCTGTTTATCCCGTTTGCCGAACACTCGGGGCTGATCGTGCCGATGACCCGTTCCTTGATGCAGCAGACTGCCGCGCTGCTGGCACCGCTATCGACCTCGTTCGACCGCCCGTTTCATATCGGTGTCAACATCACCGCCAGCCATTGCCAGGACCTGGAACTGGTGGAGGATTGCCGAACGTTTCTCAGCGCTTTTGCGCCGGGCAGCGTCAGCCTGGTGCTGGAGTTGACGGAGCGCGAACTGATCGAACCGACGGCCCTGACTCATCAGCTATTCGAGCAACTGCACGGCTTGGGCGTGATGATTGCGATCGATGATTTCGGCACCGGCCATTCAAGCCTGGGGTACTTGCGCCAGTTCAACGTGGACTTCCTGAAAATCGATCAAAGCTTCATCGCCATGATCGGTGCCGATGCGCTTTCCCGGCATATTCTGGACAGCATCATCGAACTCTCGGCCAAGCTGGACCTGGGAATTGTTGCCGAAGGTGTGGAAACCCAAGAGCAAAGCGATTACCTGACGGCGCACAACGTAAACTTCCTGCAAGGCTACCTGTTCGGTCGACCCATGCCCGGTGCGGACTTCATTAATGCATTAAGTCACCATTAA
- the gorA gene encoding glutathione-disulfide reductase, giving the protein MAYDFDLYVIGAGSGGVRAARFAAGFGATVAVAESRYLGGTCVNVGCVPKKLLVYGAHFAEDFEQSSGFGWTLGEAKFDWATLIANKDREINRLNGIYRNLLVNSGVTLHEGHAKIIDPHTVEINGERHTAKNILIATGGWPQIPEIPGHEHAISSNQAFFLKELPKRVLVVGGGYIAVEFAGIFHGLGAETTLLYRGDLFLRGFDGAVRKHLQEELTKRGMDLQFNADIERIEKLADGSLKATLKDGRELEADCVFYATGRRPMLDNLGLENTGVKLDKKGFVEVNEQYQTAEPSILALGDVIGRVQLTPVALAEGMAVARRLFKPEQYRPVDYKMIPTAVFSLPNIGTVGLTEEEAREAGHEVVIYESRFRPMKLTLTECQERTLMKLVVDAKTDKVLGCHMVGPDAGEIVQGLAIALKAGATKRDFDETIGVHPTAAEEFVTMRTPVAG; this is encoded by the coding sequence ATGGCCTACGATTTTGACCTTTATGTGATTGGCGCCGGTTCCGGCGGGGTGCGGGCTGCGCGATTCGCGGCCGGTTTTGGTGCGACAGTGGCCGTGGCCGAAAGTCGCTACTTGGGCGGCACCTGCGTGAATGTCGGCTGCGTGCCGAAAAAACTGCTGGTCTACGGGGCGCACTTCGCCGAAGACTTCGAGCAGTCTTCCGGTTTTGGCTGGACATTGGGTGAAGCGAAATTCGATTGGGCGACGCTGATCGCCAACAAGGATCGCGAGATCAATCGCCTGAACGGCATTTACCGCAACCTGCTGGTCAACAGTGGCGTGACCCTGCATGAAGGCCACGCCAAGATCATCGACCCGCACACGGTCGAGATCAATGGCGAGCGCCACACCGCCAAAAACATTCTGATTGCCACTGGCGGCTGGCCGCAGATCCCGGAAATTCCGGGGCACGAACACGCGATCAGTTCCAATCAGGCATTCTTCCTCAAAGAATTGCCCAAGCGTGTACTGGTGGTTGGCGGCGGTTATATTGCCGTCGAGTTCGCCGGGATTTTCCATGGCCTGGGCGCCGAAACTACGCTGCTGTATCGCGGCGATCTGTTCCTGCGCGGCTTTGATGGCGCGGTGCGCAAGCACTTGCAGGAAGAGCTGACCAAGCGCGGTATGGATCTGCAATTCAACGCCGACATCGAGCGTATCGAGAAACTGGCTGACGGCAGCCTCAAAGCCACCCTCAAGGATGGTCGCGAGCTGGAAGCCGATTGCGTGTTCTACGCCACCGGCCGGCGTCCGATGCTCGACAACCTTGGGCTGGAAAACACTGGCGTCAAACTCGACAAGAAGGGTTTCGTCGAAGTGAACGAGCAATACCAGACCGCCGAGCCGTCGATCCTTGCCCTGGGGGATGTGATCGGTCGCGTGCAGCTGACCCCGGTTGCCCTGGCTGAAGGCATGGCCGTGGCGCGTCGCTTGTTCAAGCCTGAGCAGTATCGCCCGGTGGATTACAAGATGATCCCGACGGCGGTGTTCAGCTTGCCGAACATCGGCACCGTCGGTTTGACCGAAGAGGAGGCCCGGGAAGCCGGGCACGAAGTGGTGATCTACGAAAGCCGTTTCCGGCCGATGAAGCTGACCCTGACCGAGTGTCAGGAGCGCACGCTGATGAAACTGGTGGTGGATGCCAAGACCGACAAGGTCCTGGGTTGCCACATGGTCGGCCCGGATGCCGGGGAAATCGTCCAGGGTCTGGCGATTGCCCTGAAGGCCGGCGCCACCAAGCGCGATTTCGATGAAACCATCGGCGTGCACCCGACGGCCGCCGAAGAGTTCGTGACCATGCGTACGCCAGTCGCCGGTTAA